The following DNA comes from Microbacterium terregens.
TCCCGTGCGAGGCGCGCGGCACGCCACCCGAGCAGCAGGCCGATCTGGTTGCCGGTCAGCCGGCGCCATCCGCCCGGGGCGTGCGGGTCGGGAACGGCGACGGCGAGGCGGTCCGCATCGGGGTCGTTCGCGATGACGAGGTCGGCGTTGGACCTGCGGGCTGCTTCGAACGCGAGATCCATCGCGCCCGGTTCCTCCGGATTCGGGAATGCGACCGTCGGAAAGGTCCCGTCCGGATCGATCTGGCGCGTCACGGGCACGGGCTCGGGGTACCCGGCGGCCTTCAGAACGCGCGAGAGGGTGTCCCATCCCACACCGTGCATGGCGGTGTACACCCAGCTGAGCCCGCCGGCCGTCTCGGGTGCCGGGGCCACGGCGGCGGTGGCGGCGACATACGCGTCCACCAGCGATTCGGGCGCCGTCTCGTAGCCCAGCGAGCGGGGGAGCGCGCCCACGTCCCCGGCATCCGCGATGCGCTGGATGTGCGCGGCGATCTCCAGATCGGCGGGCGAGACGATCTGCGCGCCGTCATCGGCGCCGCCCAGGTACACCTTGTAGCCGTTGTCGTTCGGCGGGTTGTGGCTGGCCGTGACCATGACCCCGGCATCCGCGCCGAGATGGCGCACCGCGAACGCGAGGACCGGCGTCGGCAGCATCCGCGGCAGTAGGATCGCGCGCAGCCCGGCGCCGGCGAACAGTTCCGCGGAGTCCTGCGCGAAGACGTCCGAGTTGCGACGGCCGTCGTAGCCGATCACGACGGACGGCGTGCGCTCGCCACCTGCCCGTTCGAGGACGAACGCCGCGAGTCCGGCCGCCGCCTGTGCGACCAGCACACGGTTCATGCGATTGCTGCCCGCACCGAGCTCGCCGCGCAGCCCCGCCGTGCCGAAGGCCAGTCGCCCCGCGAAACGGTCGGCGAGCTCTGCGGCGGCCGCGGCATCCCCCCGGTCGGTCTCCTCGATCAACCCCTGCAGTTCGGCGCGAGTCCGGCTGTCGGGGTCCTGGGCGAGCCACGCATGCGCGGCGTCCAGGACGGCCTTTCCGTCGGCGCTCACATCGCCCCGATGACGCGCGCCAGCAGCGATGAGATGGCAGGCCCCGCCAGACGGCCGGCCTCCATGACCTCCTGGTGGCTCAGCGGCGTGGTCTGGATGCCGGCGGCCATGTTCGTGATGAGCGAGAAGCCCAGCACCTCCATGCCGGCCTGTCGCGCGGCGATGGCCTCTAGGGCGGTGGACATGCCGACGATGTGGCCGCCGATCGTCTTGGCCATGCGCACCTCGGCGGGCGTCTCGTACTGCGGACCCGTGAACTGGCAGTAGACGCCCTCGTCGAGGGAGGGGTCGATCGAGTGCGCGAGGTCGCGAAGGCGCATCGAGTAGAGGTCCGTCA
Coding sequences within:
- a CDS encoding phospho-sugar mutase, coding for MSADGKAVLDAAHAWLAQDPDSRTRAELQGLIEETDRGDAAAAAELADRFAGRLAFGTAGLRGELGAGSNRMNRVLVAQAAAGLAAFVLERAGGERTPSVVIGYDGRRNSDVFAQDSAELFAGAGLRAILLPRMLPTPVLAFAVRHLGADAGVMVTASHNPPNDNGYKVYLGGADDGAQIVSPADLEIAAHIQRIADAGDVGALPRSLGYETAPESLVDAYVAATAAVAPAPETAGGLSWVYTAMHGVGWDTLSRVLKAAGYPEPVPVTRQIDPDGTFPTVAFPNPEEPGAMDLAFEAARRSNADLVIANDPDADRLAVAVPDPHAPGGWRRLTGNQIGLLLGWRAARLAREADAPPGASLACSLVSSPGLKAVADHYGLDFHTTLTGFKWISRAPGIVFGFEEALGYLVNPDTVRDKDGISAAIAMLGLVTEARGRGESLSRVLAEFDATFGFFASGQIAIRVDDVSTIARIMTRLREQHPSSIGRVAIDRVDDLLDGVEDLPKGDVLRLWMTDGSRVIIRPSGTEPKLKIYLDVRGDSSDDARARLAALDEGARALLDEVG